Proteins co-encoded in one Thamnophis elegans isolate rThaEle1 chromosome 1, rThaEle1.pri, whole genome shotgun sequence genomic window:
- the LOC116513933 gene encoding small kinetochore-associated protein-like encodes METDKSKIPVYIPQQSKTTGVLKEVQPCDYSKQHNQNKGMDSQPLKDPVFTFSANNPTSCVALKGPNQRLPKSWKKGALPPPPKKAMPTTIRSPMNRYRRETELKNQNRLLENAKSELSLKVVEMQKDMTDMKNLCDSLQKENEKLKKFQESCLLILETKNWDQVTGEQILEEEETNKKIETEITVLSDKLNADLALFIQTAKEEKENIQNAQTRWKQIEEESTHFLEEQQSFQREMEELCAALNQEVDFLHTSET; translated from the exons ATGGAGACAGACAAATCTAAGATCCCCGTTTACATTCCCCAACAGTCCAAAACAACTGGTGTTTTGAAAG AAGTGCAGCCCTGTGATTATTCAAAGCAGCACAACCAGAACAAAGGGATGGACTCACAGCCCCTGAAAGATCCTGTTTTTACTTTTAGTGCCAACAATCCTACTTCATGTGTTGCCCTCAAAGGCCCAAATCAAAG ACTCCCGAAATCATGGAAAAAAGGTGCATTGCCACCCCCTCCCAAGAAAGCAATGCCAACAACTATACGATC CCCTATGAACAGATACAGACGGGAGACAGAACTCAAAAACCAAAACAGGTTGCTGGAGAATGCCAAGAGTGAACTGAGTTTAAAAGTGGTGGAAATGCAG AAGGATATGACAGATATGAAGAATCTGTGCGATagtcttcaaaaagaaaatgagaagctgaaaaaatttcaggaAAGCTGCCTCTTGATATTAGAAACCAAGAATTGGGACCAAG TTACAGGTGAACAAATTTTGGAGGAGGAAGAAACAAACAAGAAGATAGAAACTGAGATAACG GTTTTATCAGACAAACTTAATGCTGATCTTGCATTGTTCATCCAAACAgctaaagaggaaaaagaaaatatacag AATGCTCAGACCAGATGGAAGCAGATAGAGGAGGAGAGTACCCATTTCTTAGAGGAGCAACAGTCTTTTCAAAGAGAAATGGAAGAGTTGTGTGCTGCCTTAAACCAGGAAGTTGACTTCTTACACACATCAGAGACCTAG
- the DISP2 gene encoding protein dispatched homolog 2, which yields MCDIYQQMKDGMMAFMCNRNKHIDLQGSNKKEKANPELGQACLNVPEIRKAESSPSGISWGRRCPVHHCLLSASPSTVRYHQPSSSHKLAPISTRSNGQLPSGSQDSFQPHLYYHCNHQEATRSSYALPPLPGHGDRATLCSQRSSGDSLSTPRHETTESRWKQWPQDQQHVRPVQHHVVTVRHDKVFRMPKSLSQVIAEWPIAVLVFCSVTVLICTLVGLLVGNVPDFSEPMWGFEPRDTEIGRKLTVWKNMKSQTGYKKMLSLSPFIDNSFGDLGINKGQRALQGEREARIRRMVEPDYEKDGFFCSPPGKNYSQLVFMSTTAGSLWNLQAIQSMCQMEQNKIRSHPQFGNLCQRTEANECCPSWSLGNYIAALHNRSSCFDITQADVSHTLALLRSCAPDYHKGILVPSCIGFKTERDKHVQCSKLPEKCTRFHAVYELLHFLVDRDFLSLQTVGYQVPTLKYSLLFLPTMKGASMLGIYLNNLESGDLFDNYTSIIGMDLGLKQKLFQHYLFLDTVYPIMAILAIFLSIFCYLHSVFITFVVIMIVFGTLMISYFLYKVAFQFSYFPFANLSAVIILSSICANHTLVFFDLWNRSKSQNPSAGLLQWVRTTMHHFGYLVMASCLTTGAAFYTSYMSYITAIRCFAIYMGTSVLVNLIFMLTWLPASVVLYERFIARKCVYKPEHYWNNTGHKRVILSFHHLLQSIQTTWCETSKLLFEKVLPCGVIKFRYIWICWFAALAIGGAYISCLNPRLRLPTLERSSIQVFRLNHPFERYDAEYCNEFMFERLEREDMHMPITIVWGVLPVDNADHFNPKSNGTLVRDSAFTIENPEAQRWLLQFCQNVKNHTFYYTDVEQKSTVCFMEEFQQWMDSRQCSKRDHSFNLCCNHFSFPYGREVFLHCIKMMIMEHNREEAEDRDFGLRFDEKGNLVALVLEFQTIYYYSSNYSKVKHFYDEVGLWIRQEIKVAPMGLQNGWFTSKLELYNLQHSTDTDTMVVLGLSIAICFVVLLLTTWNVLLTAFSVITVAGTALVTVGLLVLLEWQLNAMESLFISAAVGLSVDFTVNYCIAYHLCSHCDRLSRVAFSLKQMSCATIMGTSALFSAGVIMLPATVLAYRKLGIFMMMIKCISCGFATFFFQSLCCFFGPNKNCGQILWPCIHILKDYSESPNSSNRTFTCGGNEKQNRLAKDQESNGANEQYELQPLARKLSDSFDNSTSTSKLSNRPSVLSEDIQLQDNRCPRMELHSSFERDRQKLEQTEGCHISLCRCPALQTSSPYKPGSNSGIEAENHQDELCSECRCQKYDPKAWEHSQSASTIDDRLLNKSHYSSNANQQKSDYTSENSNLPEAELYDLHRCLYSTGSSFSVQNISSETSLSDFEPSIKIVESASSCPDHLDVADACCSTQRGHLNGKRDTLRLDLRETVFDTSASASQQNNGLRKTRLGGLGGVDPVVLPNSKPDMPDVWIKRSGVQNSGY from the exons AGAAAAAGCAAACCCAGAGCTTGGTCAAGCCTGTCTTAATGTACCAGAGatcaggaaggctgagtcaagccccAGTGGAATTTCCTGGGGAAGGAGATGCCCAGTCCATCACTGTCTGCTCAGTGCTTCTCCCAGCACAGTGAGGTACCATCAGCCCAGTTCCAGTCATAAGCTTGCACCAATCTCCACTCGGTCCAATGGCCAGTTGCCATCAGGCTCTCAGGACTCCTTCCAGCCTCACCTGTATTATCACTGCAACCACCAAGAAGCCACCAGAAGCAGCTATGCCTTGCCCCCTCTGCCAGGACATGGGGACCGAGCTACTTTGTGCTCCCAACGCTCCAGTGGGGATTCATTATCAACTCCCCGCCATGAGACTACTGAGAGTAGATGGAAGCAATGGCCACAAGACCAGCAGCATGTACGTCCAGTGCAACACCATGTTGTAACAGTCAG ACATGACAAAGTGTTCAGGATGCCAAAGAG TTTATCCCAAGTGATCGCTGAGTGGCCAATTGCTGTCTTAGTGTTCTGTTCGGTGACTGTGTTGATCTGTACTTTGGTGGGCCTACTAGTAGGAAATGTGCCAGATTTTTCTGAGCCCATGTGG GGTTTTGAACCACGAGACACAGAGATTGGCAGAAAGCTCACAGTTTGGAAGAATATGAAAAGCCAAACAGGCTATAAAAAGatgctttccctttctcccttcattGATAACAG CTTTGGAGATCTGGGCATCAACAAAGGGCAGAGAGCTTTACAAGGAGAACGAGAAGCAAGAATCAGGAGGATGGTGGAGCCAGACTATGAAAAAGATGGCTTCTTCTGTAGTCCTCCAG gaAAGAATTAttctcagctggttttcatgtctaCAACTGCTGGGAGCTTGTGGAATTTGCAAGCGATACAATCCATGTGTCAAATGGAACAGAACAAG ATCCGTTCACACCCACAGTTTGGAAACCTGTGTCAACGTACCGAAGCCAACGAATGCTGTCCAAGCTGGTCTCTTGGGAACTATATTGCTGCCCTACACAACCGATCTTCTTGCTTCGATATTACCCAGGCGGATGTTTCCCACACCCTGGCCCTCCTACGTTCTTGTGCCCCTGACTACCATAAAGGCATTCTTGTTCCTTCATGCATTGGTTTCAAGACTGAAAGAGATAAACACGTACAGTGTTCTAAACTCCCGGAGAAATGCACTCGGTTCCACGCAGTTTACGAGCTCCTTCATTTCTTAGTGGACAGAGATTTTCTCAGCCTGCAGACAGTGGGATATCAAGTGCCAACTCTGAAATATAGCCTGTTGTTTTTGCCAACCATGAAGGGAGCTTCCATGCTGGGAATCTACCTAAATAATCTTGAGTCAGGGGACTTGTTTGATAACTACACATCCATCATTGGGATGGACTTGGGCCTTAAGCAGAAATTATTCCAGCACTACCTTTTCCTGGATACCGTGTATCCAATCATGGCAATACTGGCAATATTTCTAAGTATATTTTGTTATTTACACTCGGTCTTTATCACTTTTGTCGTCATAATGATTGTCTTTGGTACCCTGATGATTTCGTATTTCTTGTACAAGGTGGCCTTCCAATTCTCCTACTTCCCTTTTGCAAACCTATCTGCGGTGATCATTCTCAGCAGTATTTGTGCCAACCATACTTTGGTCTTTTTTGACCTCTGGAATCGTAGCAAGAGCCAAAACCCATCTGCAGGGCTGTTGCAGTGGGTGAGAACAACCATGCATCATTTTGGTTACCTCGTGATGGCATCTTGCCTGACAACTGGTGCTGCTTTCTATACAAGCTACATGAGTTACATTACGGCCATCCGCTGTTTCGCCATCTACATGGGGACTTCTGTCCTGGTGAACTTGATATTTATGTTGACGTGGCTCCCTGCTTCAGTTGTACTGTATGAGCGATTCATAGCAAGGAAGTGTGTTTATAAACCAGAACACTACTGGAATAATACTGGGCACAAAAGGGTCATTCTGTCTTTCCATCATCTCCTCCAAAGTATCCAGACCACGTGGTGTGAAACTTCCAAATTATTATTTGAGAAAGTTCTTCCTTGTGGAGTAATCAAATTCCGTTATATCTGGATCTGTTGGTTTGCTGCCTTGGCTATAGGTGGCGCCTATATTTCCTGTCTAAATCCTCGACTAAGGCTCCCAACTTTGGAGAGGTCGTCTATACAAGTGTTCAGGTTAAATCACCCCTTTGAGAGATATGATGCCGAATATTGTAATGAGTTCATGTTTGAAAGGTTAGAACGAGAAGACATGCACATGCCTATCACTATTGTGTGGGGTGTACTCCCAGTGGACAATGCGGATCACTTTAATCCTAAAAGTAATGGCACTCTGGTGAGAGACTCAGCCTTTACCATTGAAAATCCTGAAGCGCAAAGGTGGCTGCTGCAATTCTGCCAAAATGTCAAGAATCATACTTTTTACTACACTGACGTGGAACAAAAATCCACAGTCTGTTTCATGGAGGAATTTCAGCAGTGGATGGACAGCAGGCAGTGCTCTAAGAGGGATCACAGCTTCAACCTCTGCTGTAACCACTTCTCCTTCCCATATGGCAGAGAAGTCTTTCTTCATTGCATCAAAATGATGATAATGGAGCACAACAGAGAAGAAGCCGAAGATCGTGACTTTGGTCTCCGATTTGACGAGAAGGGCAATCTTGTTGCCCTGGTGCTAGAGTTTCAAACCATTTACTACTATAGCTCCAACTACAGCAAGGTGAAACATTTTTACGATGAGGTTGGCTTATGGATAAGACAAGAGATAAAGGTAGCCCCCATGGGGCTTCAAAATGGTTGGTTCACCAGTAAATTGGAGCTCTATAATCTCCAGCATAGCACCGACACAGACACCATGGTGGTGCTGGGATTGTCAATAGCCATCTGTTTTGTGGTTCTCTTGCTCACAACTTGGAATGTCCTTCTTACTGCATTCTCTGTTATCACTGTAGCAGGTACTGCTCTGGTAACTGTTGGACTTTTGGTTCTTCTGGAATGGCAGCTGAATGCTATGGAGTCCCTCTTCATTTCAGCAGCAGTGGGCCTCTCCGTCGACTTCACGGTGAACTACTGCATTGCCTACCACTTGTGTTCCCACTGTGACCGTCTGAGCCGGGTAGCCTTTTCTCTGAAACAGATGAGCTGTGCCACCATCATGGGAACTTCTGCTTTGTTTTCCGCAGGTGTGATTATGTTACCTGCCACTGTGCTAGCATACAGGAAGTTAGGGATTTTTATGATGATGATCAAATGTATCAGCTGTGGCTTTGCCACATTCTTCTTCCAATCTCTGTGCTGCTTCTTTGGTCCAAATAAGAATTGTGGACAGATTCTTTGGCCGTGTATTCATATTTTGAAGGACTACTCCGAGAGCCCTAACTCCTCCAACAGAACTTTCACTTgtggaggaaatgagaaacagAACCGATTAGCAAAAGATCAGGAATCCAATGGTGCAAATGAACAGTATGAACTCCAGCCTTTGGCCCGGAAACTCAGTGACAGCTTTGACAATAGCACTTCCACAAGTAAACTGTCCAATCGTCCATCTGTCTTATCTGAAGATATTCAGCTCCAGGATAACCGGTGCCCTAGAATGGAGCTTCACTCATCctttgagagagacagacagaagctAGAACAAACTGAGGGATGCCATATATCTCTTTGTCGGTGCCCTGCCTTGCAAACATCTTCTCCTTACAAGCCTGGAAGTAACTCAGGAATAGAAGCAGAAAATCATCAAGATGAGCTCTGCAGTGAGTGCAGGTGCCAAAAATATGATCCGAAAGCCTGGGAACATTCCCAGTCAGCCAGCACAATAGATGACAGACTGCTAAATAAATCTCATTATTCCAGCAATGCCAATCAACAAAAATCAGATTATACCTCAGAAAACAGTAATCTGCCAGAAGCTGAACTGTATGATCTTCACAGATGCCTTTATTCCACTGGTAGCTCTTTCAGTGTTCAGAATATCTCCAGCGAGACCTCTCTCAGTGATTTTGAACCCAGCATAAAAATTGTGGAATCAGCCAGCTCCTGTCCAGATCATTTAGATGTAGCTGATGCTTGCTGTTCCACTCAAAGAGGACACCTGAATGGAAAGAGAGACACCCTGAGGCTGGACCTAAGAGAGACTGTCTTTGACACCTCTGCATCAGCATCCCAGCAAAACAATGGCTTGAGAAAGACACGATTAGGAGGATTAGGAGGCGTGGATCCAGTTGTTCTACCAAACAGCAAACCTGATATGCCTGATGTTTGGATCAAACGGTCTGGGGTGCAAAACTCTGGATACTGA